The DNA sequence tttcattcatccacaacggttgccctgaacgatgaggacgcTCTTTCACTCGCAACGGCGCTTGTTCGATTCCCCGCACCCATTGCGCTGTGTCCTGATTGCCCCCGCCGCCTGCTACAATCTTCAAAGTAGTCAACGTATCACTGTGATTTGACTTTGCCCTCGCCTACGGTCTGGTAAGCATACCACACACTGCAAAGTGCAAAGTGCGGACCACCGGACCCGACGCGCTCGTGCCTGTTTGGCCTCTACCGTGTCCGCGTCCATCAGCCCACACATGCACACACGCGCTATGCAAACATCACACCGGCACCCCTGACTCAACCCAACTCCCGCGTTCCAATGCGTTGAGATTTGCACTGTGTAGCGTATCTCGAGAACCACAGGGTATAGCACAACGACTCTCGATGTCTCAGGGATGCTTACTCTGAGCGCAACAATTCTCAAtgacagagacaaagcaggacattttttgtattttaagaACACACTTTTGTAAAATTCTAAccaaaaaaggcaaaatctatttataactgaaaaaaagagccttgtccacaatgtccaaccctcttctggtaacaaacttcaagggtttcccctcccccgaagggcagagaaacaaagtgaCGGGGTGAGGTCCCCCGACACATGGTGGGTTAGTAGCAGAAACAGCGGGAAGGGGCATAAAAAGTCAGTGGGGCAAGTCCATAGCCCTACCGTAAAGCTCCGAAAACATACCTAAGCAGGTTTCTAGATAAATACAAGTCTGCGAGAGATTCAGAATACAACTTACTTGGTAAAGTTTTTGTCATTCAATGGATGCAACGGCAGCAGGCGGCATCGGTGTCAACtacaatcaaagtcagtcacagtctattcaaagtacaattctacagacttaccattccgaatctcgctcgacggacggaaatacatagcgtcgaggGTTTTTGCTTGTAAGAAATTTCTAGAGTCAAAGTTAGCAGTAGTTTAGGGAAAGTAAAATCAAGCCCACGTACCAACTATcgtgtcaaagcactcgtgcAGATGCCCCATCCTGCTCGTCGGACGTCGATATATGGTCTCAAGGTAAATCTAGAGCCAAGGTCAGTAAAAATCCAATAAATGAAtgccatacatacatacctcaACGGGCACACAGCTAACAACGcctgctcggcggacggcgatacgtcgtgtcaaggcaaaatctagggtcacgggTCAGTGATAATTAATGCAAACCAAGTTGAAGTACACTTACCACTTGGTGTAGATCCTcacactcggtcggcggacgtcgatacatcatgtcaaagcaaaatctagggtcacggtcagctttaattaatgcaaagcaTGTCGAAGTACACATACCACGGGTTTTAGATCCCcacactcggtcggcggacgtcgatacattgtgtcaaagcgaatctagggtcaaggtcagtctttgtacattaaataaaactaaaacacacatacctatgcaccagaggtccaatcccggtcagcggacggcgatacgtcgtgtcaaagtctagagtcagagtcagtctctgtacattaaataaaagtaaaccacacatacctgtacaccagaggtccaaccccgcttggcggacgtcgatacgtcatgtcagagcaaatcggggtcacccagacatccaatcccactcggcggacgtcgatacgttgtgtcagagcaaatctgaggtcaaggtcagtgtgagtacatatcataaaagtaatacacacatacctgaagaccagaggtccaatcccgctcgccggacgtcgatacgtcgtgtcagagcaATATCTAAGGCCAGGGTTAGTCACAACTTGTTCAACGAATGCTACAGCACACTTACCACAATAGTGAGGAGGCAGGTAACAGGcgcgctcggcggacggcgatacgtcgtgtcaggacTAAATCTTGGGATAAAATCAGTCTCCGTTTGGTAAATAAATGATACACAACttaccagctcgccggaacgcgatacatagcgtcgggcTATGTTAACAGGGCATAAATCCttggatcaaagtcagtctcacttcttcaacaaacatcacagcacataccAGGTCGGCGGAACACGATATATAGTGTCGAAGCAATTCCATGTCGAGAGGGGTAGCACACCACCATACTGACAGCATGGGTACAaagtagatggataaaaaaaacccaatatcagagttctctttatacctttttcaccccaaactttttcaaagcccgcTCTCAGTCACGTAgcaacacttctttctagcttcatcatttttactagCTTCGCTTCCGAATATTTCCTCATGCCATAACTTTGCATAATAGGAGACCTTTACATCCCTTTCTCCACTCCCTCAAACGTGGAATATCAAGCCACAGTGCACCACAAGGCACAAAACTCACTCGCCAAGTCGCAATTGGCTCAAATTCATGTCCCGTGCAGTAAAAAACCTCACTCCTATCAAGTGAAAATTGTTACGCCATTTTGTAATACCACGTACTAATCTTTGGTAAAGGTCCTcgtttcaatttctacagCACATCTAGCTCTGATTTCAATGCAGTAATAGCGTTATCTTCTCCCCAaagtattttttgggattacttgctgcagaccggtcaattcgaaagctatgtcatcacattcagacactctgcacaggatgcgctgacgctgatgctgcagactctgcgcaaACGATGTGCTTACGCTAACGCTACAGAGTCTGCGCACacaatgcgctgacgctgactctgtgcacaggatgcgctgccGCTGACTCTGTACACACGATGCGCTGGCACTTGGTATTACAACATCGGCTCGCCGGCGTTCACAAGCCCAGGAACGAGATCACAACTTCCGACGCTCTAGCCTCGTTTAACTAATCGTTAAATCTACGACAAATCGCCCACAGGATCACGATCTACGCGTGTTCATTAGGACCCTGCCCTAATTCCCCACAGGTGCGTCATCATTCCACTCTAGGTTTAGTTTGCATCTCAGGAACACAAATTCGACTGTAAAGTCTATTTTTCACCTCCGTTCCGAGTCGACGtcattcacgacaacaacagTTGGTTCGACTTTGCGAGAGATGTTGGTATTTCGGATATGTTTACAACAGTACGTCCTTTGAGTCCTGGTTACTAATCTCACGGGTGACGGAATCATTCGAAAATTAGACACTTCCTTCAAACGCAGGTGCGTGCCAAAGCCGACATCCCACTCTATCGATACATCTCGTCTTACTCGTAACCCACTATTTTGAAGTGTTCCGTTccatttgactttgagacTAGCGCGTCAGATAATCGGGAGTTGCTATATTCGAGTGCGCCCGAAAACACATCTATGCAACAACGTCAAGGCCAGTACTCTGACGTACCGCATTTGTTATCTCACCTTTTGCTTGTGTAGACGTGCTATGACCTCAACGTAGACATTCAGGAGGTGATTTACGGtgacaactcaccttcattccaacatttccccagttcaaattcgcaTGTCAACCACGGCGCGGAtacctcctcgtctcccgATTCGTCATTCTAGCGCGTTGCAACCGTCTCATATACCTCGCTTCCAAGAATAGGCTAGTCTAGACTAGTCGGTAACGACAGCCGGAAGCTCGCAAAACTGAGCAACCAATATGAATGTGCTGCAGAACACACATACGTGGCAGCCGTTCCCGCGCCGTTTATCACTTTTTCGAGGTTTCAGGGCTTTCTGGGTACTGTATAATGTAGTATATCCCACGCCAAGCGTGTTTGTAGGTCCTTTGGCAGCGTGAAGttgagataatcaaaaatacatccggggcatctcaggagagattcaaacacaaaaacaagcgtttgcgaggctttgaaatcacCGTGAAGATCGATAATGACTACCTAGATAATCTATAATGTGTATACGTCATGACGAATGCAGTAAACTAAGAGTACGGGTAACATTTCAAGccacagatgttaagcgcccaagcaAACAGCTTCACGCAGACTGTAAATTAGCAAAACACATCGATTCCAATGCTCTATAGACACACCTcgcataccatacatatctCAGAGTACACTATAAGACATACATACACTCACATATCTCGTCAACGAACCGTCAAGTCCACAACCTCACACTCACGTACCTCCTCCGGCCCCCAATCCGCATTCCAGCccatttccactgcttcctttcatttcgggGCATCATCCCCACTAGCATAAGACTACTCGGCTGCGGCACGGAGCGTTCCGAGACCTAGAAGCAGGACAGAAATGAGTTGCAGTGTAATGCGTCTCGAGGGAGGATATGTACGTGGCAtgcgattctgcgtcgtttgcgcgttttaagcgggtTGGGGTGCTTTTACTGGGTGATATGGGTTAGGTGTGTATGGGGTAAAGCTTGAAAGTACATCAGGGAACCTACAATTGAGTTTATGCGTGTAtgtgatgtcgttgttcaaattcgctttaggaaacgtacatttgcgaattgggccgttttgaggtattcagaTGCTACAGTACTGTTTAAAATAGGGgtatatattcatatttatgCTTACCTGAGTAAGTACAAAgtggaaatttcaaagatttgcAGCGATGAACCCTTAAGCGCCGAAAGCGTTGAATCgcaaatacaacaaataAACGCACCAAACACACGATGGTGGACCACTAACACGCATGATACACTCACCCCTATACCATACAGCCCATTCTTCGACTCCAAAACTCCAACATCgcaaacccaactcaccggacacaacactcctcctcctcgtccgaatctccattcaacctcattccaaccaccttctttctcttcacccCTGCACGCCCACTAGCTCCAGACCCCTCGGCTATCCTAACGTAACGTACTAACGGCGAttactgaattttttctgccagtagaagaagaagcattctgTAGAGTCCGAGAGACGTTATACGTTGTTTTAATGCAAATTCGATGGAATACGTACATTGGGGGGGTTGTAATGGTGCATAGGAGCCCCTGAGTAATCGAACTGAAAGTGAGTGAACGTTGGAACCAAGTCTGAACGTCGACGAAAGTTTGTGCAAGTCGGATTTCAcatcaagacaagaaaacacagaaacgcaCAAAAGTACTAttaccatcttcaacaaacggACACCAGCATTGCTCTGCACCACTAACATTGTCTTAAAGTACATTCTTCACGAAACAAAATCCTAGATATTCCACACACAAAGACAGAGCGTTGACCCGATACACACCCAagaaccccctcctcctccccaaaatcgcaaaatcacctcatcCCAATACGTTTTCCTGGCTCTTCGGCTCCGGAACggtattcaaatccaaattgcGTAAACCAACTAAAAAGCGGCGTCTCATTTGAGAAGAATTAGAATGCCTGTGTTGCAACGCGAAATCAGAACAAACCATTGGAGAGATAACGGGTATGCGTACGTACGTTTGCTGTTCCCGAGTCAATTACTAGTTTATGCAATTCGATTAATGCATGGGTGAATGTGTGTTGACGATCTACGATACGAGTTGGAATTCACTTGATGCAAGGTAGATGATACTCGAGTCTAAAGTTCTGTGAGCCGCAAACCAAaaacgatttgaatttgaatctcacatctcggacaccaatgtaaattcaaagcaaCACAACAATACCTCCAACACGAAACAGATAACAAACCCATTCGATCAATAGCACATTGCGTAAACGCACTAGCAACTATACCGATGAACCGCGAACcgagagaaagacacaaaaaaaaaacattgcaaAGACGTAACGTTATGGACGTACAGGGGCAGCAGGTGTATAAAAAGGACACGGACTAACGGgcttttttcctcatcccctctcctctcctcttctcacattctcttctcccgCTCTCCGCTCAATGCCCTTGTCAGCCCGCCCCTCTCCAACATCCTACactcgcactgcactgcCAATGGACGGGAACGCACCGGTACGAGTCAACGTGCCCACGACGCCGTGAGTATTCCCCATCCCTCCCCTGAGCTGCGCCACGTCTGACCCTCCCTTCGCAGGAACACGTTTGACGACGAGTAGAGGATCTGGGAGGTAGAGGTCGGAGTCGGCGACGCGCCATAAATGCCACGCTGGCATGTCGACCGGGGCATCGAGGGCAGCGCACGGTGAGCCTCTAACATTTGTTTTCGCATCACActccgccaaaccgcctTTCTCTGCAGGTTGCCACGCCATCGAGACGACGCGGGACTCGAATGCGCgtgctcagcgagcttgaggacgggGTAAGTAAATGCATTATTCGACGGGTATCATTgttgactgacctggacacgcagaacctTGCATGTGTGTTCCCAAGAGTCGGACACGTCGTCGAAACTGTAAGTCAGTCCACACTCGTCAGCAACCGCCTGTGATTGACAACCGCTGCATCAAgacctgcgcctgctcagcgagcttgaggacggagTAAGTAAAcaagctattcaacatggaacactgctgactgacctggacacgcagaacgaCCTTGAATCCGTGTTCCCGAGCGGCGGAAACGCTGTCGAAAGTGAGTGCATGCTTTGTTCGTCAGACCGCCCGTGATTGACCACCCAATACCAAGGCCGTATCGATTGGGGGGCAGGGAACAATGAGACCTATGCAAAAGTAAGTTGTCGTGTCGTTCACCGTGAACCAGCCTGAACTAACCTGACCTAGACACACAGAGCACCCCCAATCTATTCAAAGGCCTACATCCGTTCAACCGGTGCAGCTCGACACATGCGCTCCGCTCGTTGTGAATCGCCCCTTGACAGCCCGCCTTGCTGCGGATTCCAGTACGCGATTGGGGAATGGACTGGACGCGGTGGtgatgtggtggatgtgtgaGTACGCTGAGATGTTAGTAGGGAATGACTTGGAATGACCACACACAAGTACAGGTTGTGGTGTTGCCGTGGTTTCGCATCGGCCGCATATACCGTGGAGATGTGGAGGGAGGTGCCTAGTCGGTGTCCTAAGGATGCCATTGCAGGTTAGTTGACCCGTTGTTCAACGCGAGTCATGTCAAACTTACCTGAGATGTACATTGCAGGTCTGCGCTACCCTAAAATCTGGCTCTCCAATATCCCAGGCGGCACTCCTGTTGAATGCGAGTCGGGAACGCCGCAGCAAGGTACGTGACTCGTGTTCTGAACAGTTGTGACTGGGGTATAACGCGTTGTTGATAgggtggtgctgatggaaagGATAACAGCAGGCAAGGGCATTCGTATCGACGCGTATGTCCCATATACGGGCAATGTCGATTCATAGCGGGAGCCGCTGCCTGATTGCCTGCTCCCGTGCATTCGCCTTCAAACACGCTGAGACGCAGCTCCGCCCGCGTGCTGTCCCTCCATcggctcccctccctcccccgcctgctctccctcattctcccccaaccccccctcctccggaTCCAACCAACTCTCCTCAACCGTCACCTTGACCCTCCTCACATACTCCTTCATATTTTCCCTATACAACTGCGCCGCCTCCGCATTCGCCGGGCTATTCGGGTTCGGATCATGCAGCAAGCTCTGTATACTCGTCAATATCGCCGCGACGTCGTATGTGGGCGACCACCGGTTTTGCAGGATGTCGAGGCAGAGCTCGCTGTTCGCGTAGACGTTGGGGTGGAACATCCGCGAGAGGAATTTGACGGTGGGCGGTTTGTTGGGGTAGGACTCGTCGAATGTGAGGAGGAGCTTGAATGTGCCGTCTTCGAAGGGGGTGTCGCCTGTTGATAGGTGAGTGGCTGGGGgtgagtggggagaggaAACGCACCTGGCCCGAAGATGACAGCGTTCCAGAGCATAATATTGTCGGGGAGCGGACTGCCCGAGATCCCGCCTGGCGGGTCGGACGAGAGGCGCTTGAAGTCCCGGATGAGCCGTTTCTTGCAGTTCGTCGACATTGTTTGCTGAGTAAGATTGGGTCAAGTAATTCGGGTGGCTTTGGTTAAAgcgagagagggaggtgtgGTCGTGTCTGAATCGCGTGCTGTTAATGAGGGCACTGCGACTGTCGTCGTACACGTCGTCTCGTATGTGGTATGCGGTATTCTAATGATGGTATGCGATATGGATTGTAAAACCTGCAAACCCAACTTTAATTGTATCTTCCCCTACCAAACCAccctcaaaacatacctttgtacGTGCGTATATGCAAGCGTAAAGTCGTCTCAGGCGGCTggtatgaagaaacaagcaagtcagtctaactcagaagcagtggcagtggcaggccTCCTCATGTCACGCCCACTGACCGTGACCTGACTCCGCCGCATCTAATctggaaacaaacaatagcaacaacaatcactctgccgaaatgccgcaagttgactttgtcgttgtaagtatttcattcatccacaacggttgccctgaacgatgaggacgcTCTTTCACTCGCAACGGCGCTTGTTCGATTCCCCGCACCCATTGCGCTGTGTCCTGATTGCCCCCGCCGCCTGCTACAATCTTCAAAGTAGTCAACGTATCACTGTGATTTGACTTTGCCCTCGCCTACGGTCTGGTAAGCATACCACACACTGCAAAGTGCAAAGTGCGGACCACCGGACCCGACGCGCTCGTGCCTGTTTGGCCTCTACCGTGTCCGCGTCCATCAGCCCACACATGCACACACGCGCTATGCAAACATCACACCGGCACCCCTGACTCAACCCAACTCCCGCGTTCCAATGCGTTGAGATTTGCACTGTGTAGCGTATCTCGAGAACCACAGGGTATAGCACAACGACTCTCGATGTCTCAGGGATGCTTACTCTGAGCGCAACAATTCTCAAtgacagagacaaagcaggacattttttgtattttaagaACACACTTTTGTAAAATTCTAAccaaaaaaggcaaaatctatttataactgaaaaaaagagccttgtccacaatgtccaaccctcttctggtaacaaacttcaagggtttcccctcccccgaagggcagagaaacaaagtgaCGGGGTGAGGTCCCCCGACACATGGTGGGTTAGTAGCAGAAACAGCGGGAAGGGGCATAAAAAGTCAGTGGGGCAAGTCCATAGCCCTACCGTAAAGCTCCGAAAACATACCTAAGCAGGTTTCTAGATAAATACAAGTCTGCGAGAGATTCAGAATACAACTTACTTGGTAAAGTTTTTGTCATTCAATGGATGCAACGGCAGCAGGCGGCATCGGTGTCAACtacaatcaaagtcagtcacagtctattcaaagtacaattctacagacttaccattccgaatctcgctcgacggacggaaatacatagcgtcgaggGTTTTTGCTTGTAAGAAATTTCTAGAGTCAAAGTTAGCAGTAGTTTAGGGAAAGTAAAATCAAGCCCACGTACCAACTATcgtgtcaaagcactcgtgcAGATGCCCCATCCTGCTCGTCGGACGTCGATATATGGTCTCAAGGTAAATCTAGAGCCAAGGTCAGTAAAAATCCAATAAATGAAtgccatacatacatacctcaACGGGCACACAGCTAACAACGcctgctcggcggacggcgatacgtcgtgtcaaggcaaaatctagggtcacgggTCAGTGATAATTAATGCAAACCAAGTTGAAGTACACTTACCACTTGGTGTAGATCCTcacactcggtcggcggacgtcgatacatcatgtcaaagcaaaatctagggtcacggtcagctttaattaatgcaaagcaTGTCGAAGTACACATACCACGGGTTTTAGATCCCcacactcggtcggcggacgtcgatacattgtgtcaaagcgaatctagggtcaaggtcagtctttgtacattaaataaaactaaaacacacatacctatgcaccagaggtccaatcccggtcagcggacggcgatacgtcgtgtcaaagtctagagtcagagtcagtctctgtacattaaataaaagtaaaccacacatacctgtacaccagaggtccaaccccgcttggcggacgtcgatacgtcatgtcagagcaaatcggggtcacccagacatccaatcccactcggcggacgtcgatacgttgtgtcagagcaaatctgaggtcaaggtcagtgtgagtacatatcataaaagtaatacacacatacctgaagaccagaggtccaatcccgctcgccggacgtcgatacgtcgtgtcagagcaATATCTAAGGCCAGGGTTAGTCACAACTTGTTCAACGAATGCTACAGCACACTTACCACAATAGTGAGGAGGCAGGTAACAGGcgcgctcggcggacggcgatacgtcgtgtcaggacTAAATCTTGGGATAAAATCAGTCTCCGTTTGGTAAATAAATGATACACAACttaccagctcgccggaacgcgatacatagcgtcgggcTATGTTAACAGGGCATAAATCCttggatcaaagtcagtctcacttcttcaacaaacatcacagcacataccAGGTCGGCGGAACACGATATATAGTGTCGAAGCAATTCCATGTCGAGAGGGGTAGCACACCACCATACTGACAGCATGGGTACAaagtagatggataaaaaaaacccaatatcagagttctctttatacctttttcaccccaaactttttcaaagcccgcTCTCAGTCACGTAgcaacacttctttctagcttcatcatttttactagCTTCGCTTCCGAATATTTCCTCATGCCATAACTTTGCATAATAGGAGACCTTTACATCCCTTTCTCCACTCCCTCAAACGTGGAATATCAAGCCACAGTGCACCACAAGGCACAAAACTCACTCGCCAAGTCGCAATTGGCTCAAATTCATGTCCCGTGCAGTAAAAAACCTCACTCCTATCAAGTGAAAATTGTTACGCCATTTTGTAATACCACGTACTAATCTTTGGTAAAGGTCCTcgtttcaatttctacagCACATCTAGCTCTGATTTCAATGCAGTAATAGCGTTATCTTCTCCCCAaagtattttttgggattacttgctgcagaccggtcaattcgaaagctatgtcatcacattcagacactctgcacaggatgcgctgacgctgatgctgcagactctgcgcaaACGATGTGCTTACGCTAACGCTACAGAGTCTGCGCACacaatgcgctgacgctgactctgtgcacaggatgcgctgccGCTGACTCTGTACACACGATGCGCTGGCACTTGGTATTACAACATCGGCTCGCCGGCGTTCACAAGCCCAGGAACGAGATCACAACTTCCGACGCTCTAGCCTCGTTTAACTAATCGTTAAATCTACGACAAATCGCCCACAGGATCACGATCTACGCGTGTTCATTAGGACCCTGCCCTAATTCCCCACAGGTGCGTCATCATTCCACTCTAGGTTTAGTTTGCATCTCAGGAACACAAATTCGACTGTAAAGTCTATTTTTCACCTCCGTTCCGAGTCGACGtcattcacgacaacaacagTTGGTTCGACTTTGCGAGAGATGTTGGTATTTCGGATATGTTTACAACAGTACGTCCTTTGAGTCCTGGTTACTAATCTCACGGGTGACGGAATCATTCGAAAATTAGACACTTCCTTCAAACGCAGGTGCGTGCCAAAGCCGACATCCCACTCTATCGATACATCTCGTCTTACTCGTAACCCACTATTTTGAAGTGTTCCGTTccatttgactttgagacTAGCGCGTCAGATAATCGGGAGTTGCTATATTCGAGTGCGCCCGAAAACACATCTATGCAACAACGTCAAGGCCAGTACTCTGACGTACCGCATTTGTTATCTCACCTTTTGCTTGTGTAGACGTGCTATGACCTCAACGTAGACATTCAGGAGGTGATTTACGGtgacaactcaccttcat is a window from the Psilocybe cubensis strain MGC-MH-2018 chromosome 8, whole genome shotgun sequence genome containing:
- a CDS encoding Ubiquitin-conjugating enzyme E2 2, encoding MSTNCKKRLIRDFKRLSSDPPGGISGSPLPDNIMLWNAVIFGPGDTPFEDGTFKLLLTFDESYPNKPPTVKFLSRMFHPNVYANSELCLDILQNRWSPTYDVAAILTSIQSLLHDPNPNSPANAEAAQLYRENMKEYVRRVKVTVEESWLDPEEGGLGENEGEQAGEGGEPMEGQHAGGAASQRV